From one Culex quinquefasciatus strain JHB chromosome 3, VPISU_Cqui_1.0_pri_paternal, whole genome shotgun sequence genomic stretch:
- the LOC6047272 gene encoding ferritin subunit: protein MAQQTGVELEREYVWDDLHRNCVNALHGQTKKEFDASILRYAAYFAQEKINLPGFENFFFHVAGEEREHGIKLIEYALMRGKEPVNKNTFQLDYSYKVPAVTTGLSALEDALKKVQEVTLSIRNLIKTCEGDNNDYHLADYLTGEYLDEQHKVQRELAEKIATLRKMTGSDDAPKEARKLAEFLFDKNHM from the coding sequence ATGGCCCAGCAAACTGGCGTTGAGCTGGAGCGCGAGTACGTGTGGGACGACCTGCACCGGAACTGCGTGAACGCGCTGCACGGCCAGACCAAGAAGGAGTTCGACGCGTCGATCTTGAGGTACGCCGCATACTTTGCCCAGGAGAAGATCAACCTGCCTGGCTTCGAGAATTTCTTCTTCCACGTCGCCGGCGAGGAGCGCGAGCACGGCATCAAGCTGATCGAGTACGCCCTGATGCGCGGAAAGGAACCGGTCAACAAGAACACCTTCCAGCTGGACTATAGCTACAAGGTCCCGGCCGTCACCACCGGATTGTCCGCTCTGGAGGATGCCCTGAAGAAGGTGCAGGAAGTCACGCTCAGCATTCGTAACCTGATCAAGACCTGCGAGGGAGACAATAACGACTACCACCTGGCCGACTACCTGACCGGAGAGTACCTGGACGAGCAGCACAAGGTACAGCGCGAACTGGCCGAAAAGATCGCCACGCTGCGAAAGATGACCGGCAGTGACGACGCCCCGAAGGAGGCGAGGAAGCTGGCCGAGTTCCTGTTCGACAAGAACCACATGTAA